One Nicotiana tomentosiformis chromosome 1, ASM39032v3, whole genome shotgun sequence genomic window, GGACGCTATAGCAGTACTTCACTGCTAGCATTTGATAATTTGATCATAATtttttgtaggaatgtccaaatgatgaacggtttgaagcgttagaaactatactcaaagatctttcatttgatatatattatatatatatatatatatatatatatatatatatatatatatatatatatatatatatatacacgctcGTCCAAAGTTAGGTCTTGCGCGTACTCATTCGAAACTTTTTgtttatcatgtaatttccagcttgacttggacttagggctctacTTAGACCCCACATAACTTATAATATGcgtcgtacacttattatcatatccaattaatatgcaccatattaatagtcctcgtctgcacataaaataatataattagcacacttcaactttcttaatagcgcttaagcacttcgaaatttttcgggatgCTATAGATAATTTGGTAATTCAATTTCAATTTTAAGTTCCCATTTATAATATGGTATGATGATCAGTGGCGGAGGCAGAATTTTCGCTAAGGGgttcaagaaagaaaaaaagttaaaaagttaaaaaaaattatggcTAGTGAGAATTAAACAAGTGAGTGACCTCACAAAGATTTTAAACCCTCTTGACCACTAAGCTATACTTTTAGGTTgtgtcaaggggattcaaaacataatatatagaggcaaaaaaatagattttgccttatatatacCATATAAATTTCCCGCTAAGGGGTTCCTTTCCCTAAATTTTCCCCTAATGATTATGTGATAATAAacaaaaagtttgaaaaaaaagACAACACTAACTTTTTGCACATATGCATCttatataattttaattaaaaattaaaatttcttaTTAGAATCTTGCTTTAGAGCATTATTTTTATTAAGCCGCATTTGCTTCAAATTGACCACTCATACTTTGCTAATTCTAACTTCGGCAAAGGGCCATTACACAACACTAacttgggttatctatacccctacagtcatactttgggttcaaatataccactcatttaaacggagggacacatgtcatcgtcctgttggtcaattctaaatatctcctaattaattaaaaagactcattacccatatccgaaaagtaattttttttataaaaaactgaaaaaactgaaattatttttactaaaaactgataaaaatgaaaatattttctttctcaaattttacaaaaaaactggaaaatattttctaaaataatatttttgtaaaaactggaaaaaaaagggTGAAAAGCAATTTTATAAggcaattttttttgtaaaaactggaatttgtttttactaaaaaaactgaaaaaacaaaaatatttttgtttccagtttttacaaaaaacaaaaactgctttaaaaaaaggtgaaattttttttctaaaataatatttttgtaaaaactgaaaaataattttctaaagcaatatttttgtaaaaactgaaaaaaaaaattccagtttttagttaaaaatatttcagtttttttcagtttgtaattgctttagaaaattgcttttcaatttttacaaaagtattattttagaaaatatttttcagtttttttaaagcagtttttttgtaaaaatcagtttgtagttaaaaatatttcagttttttttccagtttttaattactttagaaaattgcttttcagtttttacaaaaatattattttagaaaatatttttcagtttttttaaagcagttttttttttgtaaaaactggaaaaaaaatatttttgtgtttttaaatttttagtaaaaataatttcagttttttttcagtttatatataaaaaaaattgtttttcaggtatgggtaatgagtctttttaattaattaggagatatttagaattgagcaacaggacgatgacacgtgtccctccgtttaaatgaggggtatatttgaactcaaagtatgacTGCATGAGTATAGATAACCTAAttgtataacgaggggtattcttagaccattttaaaaaatagaaaggTATATTTGACGCTTTACCGTTCTAACTTTTATACAGCCAAATACACAAGCCTCAGGTCATGTCCCTTTTGTGTGCGAAAGAATCTTATCAAATTAATGTTTTTTATTAATTGGAAACAAATTTGAATTTGTTATCAAATTAGATATCACTAGAGAAGAATCTTTCAGCTTTTCCAAAAGTTGGGCACCAAGTATAGAATCGTTGAACTCTAACAATGTTCGTCTGAAAGTCTGAATTCACCCGAAGTCTTAATAAGCATGCAATATTGATAATAAAAAAAATGTTAAATGGATCACTATGCCATGTTAGCCTCAATAAAGTTTACTAATTATGGTAATTGAACTTACTAGTATTTATTACTGAAAAATTCATGAAAAtttgataaattattttttacCACATTAAATATACCTCCGCTATACGATAACTTTTATTTGGTGACGAAATATTTTATCGGATAACGATTCTATCATAGTATCTATGTAAGAAGGATTTATCGAttgacaaaataaaaaaatttcacaATACTATATATAGTCTATACAGTTATAATTATGTTCCCTTTTTACATTACCAATCACATACAATATTTTGTATTTCTTAATATAAAATAAATCACATTGTGAGTACTTCAAAATTAAACATCGATAAGTTGTAGCCTAGCCACATAGAATGAAGGATGTCCAATtgacatttaaaaataaaaaatcatatcATGTATATAAGTCaaaaattacttttataaatatatattaaatctTGAATATTATTTGCAAAATTTTCTAACGTTTCATAAGAATCGGTGACAGACCTTTTTTCCCTTTGATCTAATTATATGATCCAAAATTTTGATCTAGGTTTATACAATTATATTTATAGTAAAAAAGGATTAATGTTAGTCAATATTAATATCCAAGTGATAGATCAAATGTATTTATGGAAAATATCCCACGCTTGAATGATGGATAGcaataaataatatcaataatggAGTAATGAATGACTCAAAAATATAAAAGagaataataaataacaataaatgacattcaaGTAAATAAATGAATAGAGGTCACCCGACAAAGGTGAGATTCCCCAATAATTCTTCTGACAATTATGGATAATGATAAGTCTTTGGATATTCGGATCTCTCTtgtataagaaaagaaaaaatagataAAGATGTGAAAAGGTGAACTTTGTAGGTATATGATAAAGAAAGAATCTTAAGAGAATATCAATATGTTGTTCTTTACAAAAAGTGTCCAATAACTACCTACCTTTCTATTTATAAAGGTACTTAGGTAGTACAGCTGGGGAAATATTCACTGAAATATTCTCTAGGAAATAGTAATCCTGAAACTAGCTGTTACTGCTCGCCGAAGAGGAGTGCCCGTTCTTGCCTTCGTCTTCTATCAAGTTAGCTCGATTTTATCGACAACCTGCTATCTTCTCATGACATCGACCCTTTGAAATCAAGTTACCGTATCCTATTGACAATATATGGCAGCCCCGAAGACTTTATCCTTGTTGACCTAGTCAACATATAACATGATATTTTTAAAATTGAAATATTCAATATTCATAAAGCTCAAATTTCAAACTAATTAAGGACacgtttggtcatagattttgccaaaataaatttgggttttatttggcaaacacatgtttggccatagattttgcctacattttggtaaaatcccaaatctcaaatcccaaaactagggccaaaatatcactattacattttttaaaaattaccccaattttttatattttataaaagagtccaccatttattatttttgtaacaatgttgcttcgtcttTTCGGTCACCTGATAGTATATCATGTAATTCATTATAAACagtgataattttgtatcaaatttatttatgttcaggattatgatttgcgataatatattgaatgttattgataatggtattgttgggtatttgtgatagtttttaaaaATTGTGGGTATAAGTCCCGtttcatatttttccaaaataaatttggtaaatatattttgaaaattgatatccaaacacattttcatcttcaaaccaaacttcacccaaatcaaatttttcagaacaaatttaaaaatatatgggCAACACTAGCTAAGTTAAAGGTATTGTTCTTTTCCTCCCCTTGATAGTTAGCATTAATAAATCATACCTCCTCTCGATGTCATTAAAGTATTTGATAAAGCAATACAACCAGAAGTGAGTAAGTAGCTACAGTGTTTGATTAAAACTTTTAGAATATGGTGGAAATATAGATCGAGTTGGAGAGTATGGATGCTTAACTAGATATGGTTGCCAATTGAGCATTACGTACAAAGTGTTACTGTTGAATAGCGTGCAAGAACGTGCGCTATAAACCAAAAAGCACCCCATATTCATATTTCATAGTAGTAGATTACTTGACACAACCCCACGCCCCATTCCCCCCCCCCCTGCTTTTTATTGCCATGTCCATCCATTCCTTTCTCATGTCCTTTCCTAAAACCAGCCTATAATCTTCCCCAACCCTCGGCACCTTTctctatctttttattttttttatattttttctgatgatgatgatgatgcgtGTCATTACTTGTTGTAAATATGTATTAAATCTAAGTTATATGAATTGATAAGAAAAATACTACTGtactaatatttttattataatcTACTTTTTGATAAGTAACTCTTTATAATAAACATCATTATTAATACAATAGCCGTCCGGTAACTAATGTAGAAATTAAATCACCATATGATAATAAGAAAATAAGTTTGCCTCAATAAATATAGGGGAAGAAGATCCAAATTTGCTCATATAGCACTCAAAATTGTTCAATGGTATTAATTACTTTCTCTTATACTATGTTTTTTTGTTTATTCATACACTtacatattattttatatatgttCTTGCcattaatgacaacgaaaggacTTTACATGTCCAAATTCTTCAAGAATAAAGGTCTATTTTACTACTCATATATATATTGACTATAGTTAAAATTATTTTCGAATCAATTATTTTTTCTAACGGCAGGATAATATtagataaaaaaattaataaaaagcaCATAATCAATATTTGTCCTTATTTTCAAATAAGTGTATTGTCAGTGAGATTTGAATATAAAAAATTTGCAACTAGTTTTATCATGTCTGAACCAATCAATCATAGCAGATAAATCCAATCCGCAACACCTCTAGAACCCTTGAAACACTCCCCCTTCGCTTCTCTTTCCTTTCCCCTACACTAGTGTTGGGAACAGAAAGTCTGGACTGGTCTTTATCAACTTTTTATTTAACTCTCGGGTGTGTGGCAAAAGAAAATTAAAGTAGGGTCTTTTTCCAGGCGTCTTTCTCTATCTCTATCTCTTCCTTCTATAATAATCCCCTTGGACCTTTCCTCTCCCAGCTGTTTCTCTTCCTCTTTAACTTAGGAATAAACCTTAAAAGGGTGCAGGTTAAAAAACTTCCATCACACTTCGCAGATTTTATTATTACACACTGTGTGTGTATGTGAAAGGGTTTGTTTTGCTTCTAACAAGTACTATTGTTTCTTGTTTAGTACTATTTGATGATGGATGAATTGAGCAAACTTCATTCTGCTATTGCATGTTCGAGTAACAATAATCATGTTGTTGGAGTCCTTGAGCACATAACTGGTCAACAACAAGAGGGGCCAATCAATAACAGTAGTGTTGATAATAATCTTGAAAAAGCCAGCTTGGAGATGTCAGATCTTATTAAAGCTCAGATTGCTAATCATCCTCTTTATCCTAACTTATTATCTGCCTACCTTCAATGCCGAAAGGTAAATCAAATAAATCCATCTTCCTTCCTTGTTTTGTTCTGTTGATCATCACTGTGTTCACTGTGTACTTGTACAGTTTATTTTCTATGCCAAGTGTATAGTGTTCgtgtatatatattaaaaaaaaggcACGAGTATTAATTTGTGGGTTCTTATTGTTGCCATATGAAGGTTGGAGCACCCCAGGAAATGGCATCAATTCTTGAAGAAATCAGCAAAGAGAACCACTTAATATCCAGCGGCCACAATACTGAAATCGGAACTGATCCAGAACTTGATGAGTTTATGGTGAAAACCCCACAGAGAAAAACTcatcaacacacacacacacatataataGTGGCTAGCTAGCTAGCTTTCATTTACTAATTAAAATGAggttttttttgttatttttgtgaagGAATCATATTGTGCGGTATTACTAAAATACAAGGAGGAGTTGTCAAAGCCGTTTGATGAAGCCACGACGTTCCTGAATAATATTGAGTCGCAGCTCAGTTCCCTCTGCAAAGAAaacttaacaacaacaacaaccacctcTTTCAACTCCAACAACAATTATCTATCTGGTAGGTTGTTCActgttctttttgttctttcttgatACTGTTAAGTGTTAACATAGTGAAACATGAGTAGTCATGATTCTTGACTCATCACTATTGTTTATGCGTGTGTTTATGGGTTTTTTCTTGGGGGGTGGGTTGAAAGTACTAACTTTGGTCAGAAATACTATTCCGTTCAACTTTTCAGGATTGATTCGGACCCCCCTATACTTTAGCTGGCCCCTTCTGTATTATACTTATTAGGGTTGCGAGAAGGTAGTAGGCATGTTGGTAGCCTTGGAAATTGAGTCTTTTCGGAGGCTGCAACCCTTTGGGACTATTGTTGTCAGATTTTGTTTCTTATCTCTCCCATTGGAATTAAGACATTTTAAGTTTTATACAgcggtaattttttttttattgtattaCTAGTGCAATTTAACTAACTATAGCATGTTATTCTATAGTTCCCAGGTTAGTACATCAGGCTTGTTACGAAGAGGGGTAACTTAATTATTGTCATAGGTCAGACTTAAAATCTATATATTGTTGATGCATAGAAattaaaactccatttcggaaTGCTTAAAGAAGATATATACCATAACTTTAGCTTTTAGTTGCTGTAGACTTCCATCAGGTAACAAAAGCTCGGTTGGCTTGGGTAGGGTACGATTCAAAATACTCTAGACACTTGAATCATGGGTGAAATTCTTTTAAAATAGGTAAATATGAAAATTAGAATAACAAATGAAATAAGACACCTTGTCATTTTAGTGCATTGTCTATGTGCTTTATATTGggtgtttctttttctttctcaaaaTGCCCTACACAGTGGTGCTAAACGTACACAATGATGCCGAAAACCTACTTGCTTGTTTAGCTCGAGTTTTTCATTAATTTTCGGGGAGTAATTTGGATTTAAATGAAAATCCGAATAGATGGTTTACATATAATAAAACCTCCACTTGAATTATTTGGTCATGGAACTTGAAAGTTATGGATGACTGGTGATCTTTATTAACGATGATATTGAATGTATGGCCGATACGATCAGGCCTAAAATGTACATATAGACACTATGCAGGTCCAATTTGGTAGAAGGTGTATTAGGTTCGAGGCATACGGAGCATTAACACTATGTTTTGATATTATGGTGCTGAAGAATACACCTGCACATGAACATGTGATTTACTTAGCTTTGACACATGATAGACATGCTTCTGAATGTGTTTAATTTGAAATTAGGTATTTGTCTCTAATAATTATTTGTAGGGTAGACACATGAAGGCTAAGGCTTGGACGCGGTTTGGGCATGAGGAGATTAATTAGTGTTGCTTTTTTCCGATTTTTGCAAGAATTAACTCCATCAATCAAGCAGCTTTTACGAAAATTgatttcttttcttgttttgcaAAAGCTAAGAGAAATGCCATCCtaagatttttttttgttttttctttttcacttCCCTTCTTGTTGTTGTCAGATAGACCTttcttttaaaaaagaaataacaTGCTTACGATTTATTTCGTGTAAAAAATGTATTATTGGTAGTGAAGAAGAAGACTTTAAGCTGAAATTTAATTATGTATTGGCATTACAATATATCTCTAAATGTGTTCCTTGTCTGTCATGCCCTTTTACAGTCTTTTCTGTCTGTGTTTGTGACATGTGATAATTATTGTCCTTACTCCTTTCCCTAGTCATGCATTTAATCCTGCTTAACAGTCTATGGATCTCTAACCATTTTGGGAGCAAGTGGTACTTCCAAATCGGGAGATTCTCAATGATGAGCTTGAATGGTTTTTGTATGATTACATGCAGTACTTGTTTTATATGTAAATAAATTTAAACCTCCTAACATATCTTTGTTGAAGTGTTATTATTTGTTGCTTTAATTTGATCATAAGAGCAAATACTTTAACCATAACTTGCATGTTCTTGGTGTTTCCGAGGGTTATGACTGGAAATTTCCAGCATGATTTTCATTCTTCTTTATTTGTACTGCTAGAGTTTGAATTAAGGATGATGTCAAGAGAGTAGAAACACAGGAAAACTAAGAGGAACTACAGTTTACCCCTTAAATAATTGTACATACCCAATTTTATGAGGTACACTCCCAATTTCTGTTTGTAATACTTGAGAATGCTTGTTTTACTTGGTATGAAACTATGAATGATGATGTTGTGTACCCTTTTCATGGTTCAAGAATTCAAATTCATTATTTAAATGTAAGCTAGAATAGGATGTCTCTTCCTTATTATTCTAGCTTGGCCACAAATTTATGCTTGTATTCCACAATTTATTCACCAACTCAATGTAGTACTAATACAATACGTGTAAGCTCTAAATCTTTGTGTTGAGAAGGCCAAATTTGCATTATGAGGGACCCAACATGTAagaattttatttttctctttccaTGTCTTTTGCTGTCATGTTCTTCATTTTAGCAACGGTCTATGCATGTTATGAAACAATACCACTGGAGTTCTCTTAAATTGCGTAAACCATGTTTTTTCTCATGCAAATAGTACGTAAGATGCTAATATTTGGTGGAGTTTGTTGCTTGGCCTGCAGAGGAGTAGTTGGATTTAACTTTTGCTGAAAAAATGAGCATTTTTAGGTGGGCCTCGAACCTAGGACAAGCTGCTTCTATGCAGTGATGCAACAATTCTTTGATTTATTATATAACTGTAATAGTCTTCGCCCGACAATTGCTCTCTCCGGCAGTGAAAGTTTAGTCTTACGCATGAGAGGAAGTAGAGTTTATTCACAATATTGGTACAAGTAATGCTAAGAAGATAACCAAAATAGTTTTCCATTTTCAACACTGCATGCACTCTCCCTATATCATAAGTGCACATTTGCAGGATCCATTACACAATCACAAAATGGAAGTACCAATTGTCCCTTATTCCTTAACATGTATCTGCATGAAGCGATTCAATGTTTCTTTATTTtccccctatttactattttctttATCGAAATTATTCAGGGTGTGATAAGGTTAGTATATATATGGAGAATTTTTGGAGCTGCGTATGTACAAAAATGCCAACCCATTTAATTGAAATTGGTCGACTGAATCACTTGTGCTGATACAAAGCTAAAAGAAAGCATCTTAAACTGTGCAAGAATTAGATTCTGTTGGTCCTTTGTGGTTTCTGCTGTCTTAATGGGTAACATCTCCATGTTACTATGTTCTGAAAACTGTGTGTTCTTTTCATTAGTTGAATGCTTATTATGATATCTTAATGCTATGAAGTGGTGGAAAGGCTTCTTAATTACTCGAGATATGATCCTAAAACCTCTCAATTTGGATCTGTTCAAGTGGAAGCTGGTCAGGTCACAAATCGATTTGGTCATTTAGTGAACCATCGAGTCAACCTTGAATGTATTAACTCTCATTTTAGTGATATTTCATTTAAATAATTGGTCAAAACATTTTATGCCTAATGCTATTGTTCGAGGCTTTGAGGTACTCCATGTAATACAGTGTTGCTTGGTCTGAGATTCTCTTTATGAATATTTGATTATGAATGCAAAAGATGTTCTGCGGCCCGTGCCAGGTGATATAAGCATATGAATTCTTTTTGATTTATGTTGGAATTTCATAACAGATGAAGCAGGAGGCACCTCAGACGAGGATCTATGCTGCGGGGAGATGGAAGCAGCGGATAGTACCCAAGAATCTCCTGCTAACCGTGAAGGTGATAATGAGCTAAAAGAAACGCTGATGCGCAAATATAGTGGCTACCTTAGCAGCTTGAGAAAGGAATttttgaagaagaggaagaaaggcaagttaCCCAAGGATGCAAGAACTGCATTGCTGGAGTGGTGGAATACCCACTACAGATGGCCTTATCCCACGGTAATTTCTACTACTTCTTGGCGCCATTCATTTAAGGATGTCCTAAAACTGTGTCGCTAGAAATGCTGGTCTAGAAATTGTAGTACTCTATCCGAGATCTGAGAAGACAACTGGTTCCTCTTTTAACTGGTCCTTTTAAACATTATATAGCTTTTGTGATGACTCCCCACGCGCTATCCCCTCTTGCACCTTTTGCTATAATGGTCAATTCCCTAACTTAGGGCCTCTACTCAAATGCCCGGGCTAATATTATTGATAGTTACTACTCATCTGTTTATTTGTCGCTCTTAGTTGTTAAGGATTCAGCCTATACACAGTGAAGAATTTTAACATGCATGTCTTATAATCGAAGTTACTAATGCCACTTTTTATGAACGATTGCATGTAGTTATCTTTCAGATGATTAAGTGTACAGAAGGTAAACTCATTTGTTTCAGTGGTAGAACGGATAGATTGAATTGACGAGCGTGCAATATCCAGGGTCACGAGTCATGGCTAACGAGTTTATAATGCTGATCAGGTGTTTTCTATTAATTGTGAATGTAACATAGATGACAATAATGCAGGAAGAAGAGAAAAATAGGCTGTCGGAGATCACTGGGCTAGACCCGAAACAGATAAACAACTGGTTCATAAACCAAAGGAAGCGACACTGGCGGCCATCAGAAGACATGAAATATGCTCTCATGGAAGGTGTCAGCAGCGGTAGCATTGCCGGATCCATGTATTTCGATGGAGCTGGAGGCACTGGAAGTATTGGCACTTgaaaaaaagagtaaaagaaaactTGCTGCGACCTTTCAAAAGTATAACTAGCTAACTAACAAGTAGTGCATAGTGTGACAGAAACCTTTGTATTTTGAAGTTTATATATTGACTTATATTCAGAACAATGTGTTATATATTCTCTTCCCAAGTTTCAATTTATAAGGAATTCAAG contains:
- the LOC104092961 gene encoding homeobox protein knotted-1-like 1; amino-acid sequence: MMDELSKLHSAIACSSNNNHVVGVLEHITGQQQEGPINNSSVDNNLEKASLEMSDLIKAQIANHPLYPNLLSAYLQCRKVGAPQEMASILEEISKENHLISSGHNTEIGTDPELDEFMESYCAVLLKYKEELSKPFDEATTFLNNIESQLSSLCKENLTTTTTTSFNSNNNYLSDEAGGTSDEDLCCGEMEAADSTQESPANREGDNELKETLMRKYSGYLSSLRKEFLKKRKKGKLPKDARTALLEWWNTHYRWPYPTEEEKNRLSEITGLDPKQINNWFINQRKRHWRPSEDMKYALMEGVSSGSIAGSMYFDGAGGTGSIGT